In Aulosira sp. FACHB-615, the following are encoded in one genomic region:
- a CDS encoding DMT family transporter, with protein MSLHQNSGRWRLGLALSLLTVFLWGILPIALAVTLQALDVYTVIWFRFLVSFILLGAYLGMRGELPKLRQWRSQTWKLLAIATIMLGANYFFFMQGLALTSPANAEVLIQLATLLLGFGGLVIFHERYTLSQWLGVGVLICGYLIFFRDQITNLITAHSTYIFGSGLVIVGAAVWAIYALAQKQLLQSLSSPNIMMMIYGGAALLFTPLAKQETILKLNNLQLGMLIFCALNTLIAYGAFAESLEHWEASRVSAVLTLAPIVTLIAVELVVIFTPGLIPAENITMTGMIGAVLVVAGSMAIALGKKAQ; from the coding sequence ATGTCATTACATCAAAACTCTGGTCGCTGGCGTTTAGGGCTGGCATTATCTCTACTTACTGTTTTTCTCTGGGGAATTTTACCAATTGCCCTGGCGGTGACACTGCAAGCACTGGATGTCTATACGGTGATTTGGTTCCGGTTTTTAGTGTCGTTTATACTACTCGGTGCATATTTGGGAATGCGTGGCGAGTTACCAAAATTACGTCAATGGCGTTCTCAGACTTGGAAGTTATTAGCGATCGCTACAATTATGTTAGGGGCTAATTACTTCTTTTTTATGCAGGGTTTGGCACTGACATCCCCAGCCAACGCCGAAGTATTAATTCAATTAGCGACTTTGTTATTAGGCTTTGGTGGGTTAGTGATTTTTCACGAACGTTATACACTCAGCCAATGGCTTGGAGTTGGGGTATTAATTTGTGGTTATCTAATATTTTTCCGCGACCAAATCACGAATTTAATTACTGCACACAGTACATATATTTTTGGTAGTGGTTTGGTAATTGTAGGTGCAGCAGTTTGGGCTATTTATGCCTTAGCACAAAAGCAGTTATTACAATCATTATCTTCACCCAATATCATGATGATGATTTATGGCGGTGCGGCTTTATTATTTACACCTTTGGCAAAACAAGAAACTATTTTAAAATTAAATAATTTACAGTTGGGAATGTTAATTTTTTGTGCTTTAAATACTTTAATTGCTTATGGTGCCTTTGCCGAATCATTAGAACATTGGGAAGCATCCCGCGTTAGTGCTGTCTTGACTTTAGCGCCAATAGTGACTTTAATTGCTGTTGAGTTAGTAGTAATATTCACACCTGGTTTAATTCCCGCAGAAAATATCACCATGACAGGTATGATTGGTGCAGTGTTGGTAGTCGCTGGTTCAATGGCGATCGCTTTAGGGAAAAAAGCTCAGTAG
- a CDS encoding lipid-A-disaccharide synthase codes for MTPVDILILSNGPGEVTTWVRPVVKALRQQLGDDRSLVRISVVLSPCPNASGKEAAIALSYPEVDRVQGVEHFWQFLLWGKTSDNWEWRTRGVVVFLGGDQIFPVIIGKKLKYRTVVYAEWEARWHNLIDRFGVMKSQVAQKVSPKYAHKFTVVGDLMLEAQNSLIPTPHSPLPTPHSPLSTPHSPLPTPHSPLPTPHSPLPTPHSPLPTPHSLIIGILPGSKAAKLTQGVPLMLAIAEYIHTKQPQTKFILPVAPTLDLQTLASFADPQKNSFVETFKFSGGSLIIPEQNYEYPLLKTNQGLNVELHQENPAYSILSQCSICLTTVGANTAELGSLGVPMIVLLPTQQLDAMRSWDGLPGLLANLPGVGTTFAKLINWLFLRRKGLLAWPNIWAQSEIVPELVGKLQAQEVGEMVLELLTYPEKLQEMRNKLRQVRGESGAAEKIAQIVCEEIE; via the coding sequence ATGACTCCAGTAGATATTCTCATTCTTTCTAATGGCCCTGGAGAAGTTACAACCTGGGTGCGTCCAGTTGTCAAAGCATTACGCCAACAACTAGGAGATGACCGTTCTTTAGTCAGAATTTCTGTAGTGTTATCACCTTGTCCTAATGCTAGTGGTAAAGAAGCAGCGATCGCACTATCCTACCCAGAAGTTGATCGAGTTCAGGGAGTAGAACATTTTTGGCAATTTTTACTCTGGGGAAAAACCTCTGACAATTGGGAATGGAGAACTCGCGGCGTTGTCGTTTTCCTCGGTGGGGATCAAATTTTCCCGGTAATCATTGGCAAAAAACTCAAATATCGCACCGTAGTCTACGCCGAATGGGAAGCCCGTTGGCATAATTTAATCGACCGCTTCGGTGTAATGAAATCACAAGTCGCCCAAAAAGTCTCCCCCAAATACGCCCATAAATTCACAGTCGTCGGCGACTTAATGCTAGAAGCCCAAAACTCCCTAATTCCCACTCCCCACTCTCCACTCCCCACTCCCCACTCTCCACTCTCCACTCCCCACTCTCCACTCCCCACTCCCCACTCCCCACTCCCCACTCCCCACTCTCCACTCCCCACTCCCCACTCTCCACTCCCCACTCCCCACTCCCTCATTATCGGTATTCTCCCCGGTTCAAAAGCTGCAAAACTCACCCAAGGAGTCCCCTTGATGTTAGCTATTGCTGAATACATCCACACCAAACAGCCCCAGACCAAGTTTATTCTTCCGGTTGCACCAACTTTAGATTTACAAACCTTAGCCAGCTTTGCCGATCCTCAAAAAAATTCTTTTGTGGAAACTTTTAAATTTTCTGGCGGTTCTTTAATAATTCCAGAACAAAATTATGAGTATCCACTACTAAAAACCAACCAAGGATTAAACGTTGAATTACACCAAGAAAATCCCGCATACAGCATCTTGTCCCAATGTAGTATCTGCTTAACTACAGTCGGCGCAAACACAGCCGAACTTGGTTCTTTAGGTGTACCAATGATTGTGTTATTGCCGACTCAACAGCTTGATGCTATGCGTTCTTGGGATGGTTTACCAGGATTATTAGCAAATTTACCAGGAGTAGGAACAACATTTGCCAAATTAATTAACTGGCTATTTTTACGACGCAAGGGTTTATTAGCTTGGCCAAATATCTGGGCGCAGTCAGAAATTGTTCCAGAATTAGTGGGGAAACTCCAAGCACAAGAAGTTGGCGAAATGGTCTTAGAATTGTTAACTTATCCCGAAAAGTTACAGGAGATGCGTAACAAACTAAGACAAGTTCGCGGCGAAAGTGGCGCAGCCGAAAAAATCGCTCAAATTGTCTGTGAGGAAATTGAATGA
- a CDS encoding M23 family metallopeptidase, with amino-acid sequence MGQRPNQLLLSGATLLVLGLSVVGVSTLGSNVETVTAREVQPRTAARNNGWLAASFPVENFQAYTSPFGYRRSATGGANWEFHGGLDIAAPQGSYIRNWWVGKVVKVGDRTACGTHIVIKSGEWEHTYCHLEGHVETADGRRYLIDRAGGILIWEGQVIPTGVRIGRVGMTGRTTGPHLHWGLKYANNYVDPALVLREMFTQQQIASRESRIVIQESKNQRDSGY; translated from the coding sequence ATGGGTCAAAGACCAAATCAATTATTGCTTTCTGGAGCAACATTATTAGTATTGGGTTTGAGCGTTGTTGGTGTTAGCACTTTAGGCTCAAATGTCGAAACAGTTACAGCCAGAGAAGTGCAACCAAGAACAGCCGCCAGAAACAATGGTTGGTTAGCGGCTTCTTTCCCTGTAGAAAACTTTCAAGCATACACATCACCCTTTGGTTATCGCCGTTCTGCGACTGGTGGGGCGAATTGGGAATTTCACGGAGGCTTAGATATAGCCGCGCCACAGGGTAGTTATATTCGGAATTGGTGGGTAGGTAAAGTAGTTAAAGTAGGCGATCGCACCGCTTGTGGGACTCACATCGTTATAAAATCTGGTGAGTGGGAACATACCTACTGTCATCTAGAAGGCCATGTCGAAACTGCTGATGGTCGCCGCTATTTAATAGATAGGGCTGGCGGAATTTTAATTTGGGAAGGTCAAGTCATTCCCACCGGAGTCAGAATTGGTCGTGTAGGGATGACAGGACGTACCACCGGGCCGCACCTCCACTGGGGTTTGAAATATGCCAATAACTATGTAGACCCTGCATTGGTGCTAAGAGAAATGTTTACTCAGCAACAAATTGCCAGCAGAGAATCAAGAATTGTCATTCAAGAGTCCAAAAATCAGCGCGACTCTGGTTATTAA
- a CDS encoding class I SAM-dependent methyltransferase gives MNKITVNDMKSISFPQGDYVSPGLETVQPDLCFPNMVLGNKYDSSWLYLRRDIPHNWYVDQRRSDVGFVSRDEAHILYNTALKFQGKKALEIGCWMGWSACHLALGGVELDVIDPMLSEQLFYESVTDSLKQAGVKESVNLIPGYSPQTVAETANKLQRKWSLIFIDGHHEAPAPLDDAIICEQFAEADALILFHDLTAPDVGKGLDYLKAKGWQTMVYQTMQIMGVAWRGNVEPVMHQPDNTINWRLPPHLQSYNVSGVAQTKTTDKFSILLQIIQPYTLLSETKLFSLYSQAQQVYDYLFWLPKILKQTLSRRKIFPS, from the coding sequence ATGAACAAAATAACGGTCAACGATATGAAATCTATTTCATTTCCCCAGGGAGATTATGTATCACCAGGGCTGGAGACTGTTCAGCCAGATTTATGTTTCCCTAACATGGTTCTAGGAAATAAATATGATTCTTCCTGGCTATATTTACGACGAGATATTCCTCATAACTGGTATGTTGATCAGCGTCGGTCTGATGTGGGATTTGTCAGCCGCGATGAAGCGCATATTCTCTACAACACCGCTTTAAAATTTCAAGGTAAAAAGGCTTTAGAAATAGGCTGTTGGATGGGTTGGTCAGCTTGTCATTTAGCTTTAGGTGGAGTAGAACTAGATGTCATTGATCCGATGTTATCTGAACAATTATTTTATGAAAGTGTGACAGATTCACTCAAGCAAGCAGGTGTGAAAGAATCTGTGAATCTCATCCCCGGATATAGCCCGCAAACAGTAGCAGAAACAGCTAATAAATTACAACGAAAATGGTCATTAATATTTATTGATGGTCATCACGAAGCGCCAGCACCACTTGATGATGCAATCATTTGTGAACAATTTGCTGAAGCAGATGCTCTCATTTTATTTCATGATTTGACTGCTCCTGATGTCGGCAAAGGATTAGACTATTTAAAAGCTAAAGGTTGGCAGACAATGGTTTATCAAACTATGCAAATTATGGGAGTTGCATGGCGGGGAAATGTTGAGCCTGTAATGCACCAGCCAGATAATACAATTAATTGGCGCTTACCACCACATTTGCAATCTTATAATGTTAGTGGTGTAGCTCAAACTAAAACAACAGATAAATTTTCAATTTTGTTACAAATAATTCAACCATATACTTTATTGAGTGAAACAAAATTATTTTCTTTGTACAGTCAAGCTCAACAAGTATATGATTATCTTTTCTGGCTACCAAAAATATTGAAACAAACACTTTCTCGAAGAAAAATTTTTCCTAGTTAA
- the gntT gene encoding guanitoxin biosynthesis MATE family efflux transporter GntT, with product MTIAVSTKYNFLPRFYKLASISMLSNMMVPLAGLVDIAFLGHLADIRHLAGVILATIIFDYLYRVLKFLRSSVNALTAQAVGLDDHKAVLLAGIRSGLIALGIGLLILLLQYPLQKIGFTILSGSPEIEIAGADYFQARIWGAPAVLLNFVFIGWFMGQEKNSVVLAMSVIGNGSNVVLDYLMISLWGWESMGAGLATAISQYLALLTGIIYACFTIPWQTLPAAFQEVFDWVALKDTVALKSNILIRFVVLISTYAIFTNLSAAMGTEILAENGLLLQIALLSQFTVQGVGMTTQTLTGNFYSKGAKEQMTALLTVSVLTSLVIALGFAVVSVLFPDTVFGLLTNHAEVNKHISTYTIWLLPLLGLTAIAFMLEGYFIGLKEGATLRNAVLIAFSCGFVPVAIAAWYIHNNSLLWMSLVAYMAINLTVLAVQIPRTLGSPTLENQQPLPSS from the coding sequence ATGACAATTGCGGTCTCAACTAAGTACAACTTCCTGCCTCGCTTTTACAAACTGGCCAGCATTAGTATGCTATCTAACATGATGGTTCCCTTAGCTGGTTTGGTGGATATTGCCTTTTTAGGACACTTGGCAGATATCCGTCACTTGGCGGGAGTTATTTTAGCCACAATTATTTTTGACTACCTTTACCGGGTGTTGAAATTTCTACGTTCTAGTGTCAATGCGCTGACTGCACAAGCGGTTGGACTCGATGACCACAAAGCCGTACTCTTGGCAGGGATACGCAGTGGCTTAATAGCCTTGGGAATTGGCTTATTAATTCTGTTGTTACAATACCCCTTACAAAAAATTGGCTTTACGATTCTGAGCGGTTCCCCAGAAATTGAAATTGCTGGGGCTGATTATTTCCAAGCCAGAATTTGGGGAGCGCCAGCCGTCTTGCTGAATTTTGTCTTTATTGGCTGGTTTATGGGACAAGAAAAGAATAGCGTTGTCCTTGCCATGTCGGTAATTGGTAATGGCTCGAATGTGGTGTTGGACTATTTGATGATTTCGCTTTGGGGTTGGGAAAGTATGGGGGCTGGACTAGCCACAGCCATTAGTCAATATCTAGCATTATTAACAGGCATTATCTATGCCTGCTTTACTATTCCCTGGCAAACATTACCCGCCGCTTTCCAAGAAGTGTTTGATTGGGTGGCTCTCAAAGATACGGTGGCGCTGAAAAGTAATATTCTCATCCGCTTTGTCGTGCTGATTTCCACTTATGCTATCTTCACCAACTTGAGTGCAGCAATGGGAACGGAAATCTTAGCCGAGAACGGTTTGCTATTACAAATTGCTTTATTAAGTCAGTTCACAGTCCAAGGTGTGGGAATGACAACTCAAACCTTGACTGGTAACTTTTATAGCAAAGGTGCCAAAGAACAAATGACAGCATTACTGACTGTTTCTGTATTGACCAGTTTAGTGATTGCTTTGGGTTTTGCTGTTGTTTCAGTGCTGTTTCCCGATACAGTATTTGGGCTATTAACTAATCACGCCGAAGTCAACAAACATATCAGTACTTATACAATTTGGTTACTGCCATTGTTGGGATTGACCGCCATTGCCTTTATGTTAGAAGGTTATTTCATTGGTTTAAAAGAAGGTGCAACCTTACGTAATGCAGTTTTAATTGCTTTTAGCTGTGGCTTTGTGCCTGTAGCGATCGCAGCTTGGTATATTCACAATAACTCCTTACTGTGGATGTCGCTGGTAGCTTATATGGCAATTAATCTCACAGTCTTAGCAGTCCAAATACCCCGGACACTTGGTAGCCCAACACTCGAAAATCAACAACCCCTACCATCTAGTTAG
- a CDS encoding cytochrome-c peroxidase produces the protein MEIIPLLISVIFITSLILYFLLTSQSRWQNKKKIELLPSPRVRSRFYKGMIIAAIAMFAIIAGNTVSAQVARPLASLKTVQVPEPDNLKDFVKNKVAAIKLGKALFWDMQVGSDGVTACASCHFHAGADNRSKNQIAPGLLRLNIDQTENPDPVFDVGGAPNYQLQPEDFPFQTNDIVSSQGVFNSEFVDVIPGNAQDQVNLVPDPIFNVGGTNVRRVEPRNTPTVIDSVFNFRNFWDGRAQEIFNGVNQFGLRDPNAYVVKATTPSHLEFVKVSLNHASLASQAVGPPISSFEMSANGRTFEEIGDKFGSVNQKTHRFRRGKKLPRKLGKKLLPLRPLGKQIVHPQDSVLGQDSRSPRTGLQAFSYQQLIAQAFKPEWWASNRMIQVNSDGSRTFVNKPDRSLQTNEYTLMEYNFPLFFGLAIQLYESTLIADDTPLDRFLEGNTSALSAQQQSGKLLFEGKAQCTICHNGAELTRASVSAVEQQRIGILTIPNFPRIIFDNGFFNIGVRPTLEDVGVGSKDPFGNPLSESRLSLLGTFTQLLGSEANITVTSSDLILADGSFKTPGLRNIELTAPYFHNGGYLTLQQLVEFYNRGGDFRRQSALAQLNLTDAEKADLVAFLQALTDERVRYDQAPFDHPQLFVPNGHPGDSIAVTNDGTGKATDSFLEIPAVGKFGGNGTPNFLANQ, from the coding sequence ATGGAAATTATTCCTTTGCTCATTTCGGTAATATTCATTACCAGCTTAATTCTGTACTTCTTACTTACTTCTCAGAGTAGATGGCAAAATAAAAAGAAAATTGAACTTTTGCCATCTCCACGAGTGAGATCGAGGTTTTATAAAGGGATGATCATTGCGGCGATCGCTATGTTCGCCATTATCGCCGGAAACACCGTCTCAGCACAAGTTGCACGACCCCTAGCTTCCCTCAAAACAGTCCAAGTTCCAGAACCTGACAACCTCAAAGACTTTGTGAAAAATAAAGTCGCCGCCATCAAGTTAGGTAAAGCACTGTTTTGGGATATGCAAGTAGGTAGTGATGGCGTGACTGCATGTGCAAGTTGTCACTTCCATGCAGGTGCTGACAATAGATCCAAAAATCAGATTGCGCCTGGACTATTACGACTTAACATCGATCAAACAGAAAATCCAGATCCAGTATTTGATGTTGGTGGCGCACCCAACTATCAACTCCAGCCAGAAGATTTTCCGTTCCAGACGAATGATATCGTTTCTTCTCAAGGTGTCTTCAATAGTGAGTTTGTTGATGTGATACCTGGTAATGCCCAAGATCAAGTAAACCTCGTACCAGATCCCATATTTAACGTCGGAGGTACAAATGTGCGCCGCGTTGAACCGCGTAACACACCCACTGTAATTGATTCCGTATTTAACTTCCGCAACTTCTGGGACGGTAGAGCGCAGGAAATTTTCAACGGAGTTAACCAATTTGGCTTGAGAGACCCCAACGCTTATGTAGTGAAAGCCACTACTCCCAGTCATCTAGAATTTGTGAAAGTTAGCCTTAACCATGCCTCTTTAGCTTCCCAAGCCGTCGGCCCACCAATCAGTTCTTTTGAAATGTCAGCTAATGGCCGCACCTTTGAAGAAATTGGTGATAAGTTTGGGTCAGTTAATCAAAAAACTCACCGTTTTCGTAGAGGTAAGAAACTACCCAGAAAATTAGGGAAAAAGTTGCTTCCCTTAAGACCGTTAGGTAAACAGATAGTCCATCCCCAAGATAGTGTCTTAGGCCAAGATAGTCGCTCACCCCGAACTGGACTGCAAGCTTTTAGCTATCAACAACTAATTGCTCAAGCATTTAAACCTGAATGGTGGGCATCTAATCGGATGATCCAAGTCAATTCTGACGGTAGCCGAACTTTTGTCAATAAGCCAGACCGTTCCTTACAAACTAATGAGTACACACTCATGGAGTACAACTTCCCATTGTTTTTTGGACTGGCGATCCAACTGTACGAATCTACACTCATTGCTGACGATACACCACTTGACCGCTTTTTAGAAGGAAATACCAGTGCGTTAAGCGCCCAGCAGCAAAGCGGAAAACTCCTGTTTGAAGGTAAAGCTCAATGCACTATTTGTCATAATGGGGCAGAACTTACCAGGGCTTCCGTTAGTGCTGTAGAGCAACAACGTATTGGGATACTAACCATTCCCAACTTTCCCCGAATTATCTTTGACAATGGTTTCTTCAACATTGGTGTAAGACCAACACTCGAAGATGTTGGTGTTGGTAGTAAAGATCCCTTTGGTAATCCACTCTCAGAATCACGATTATCTTTGTTAGGGACTTTTACACAATTGTTGGGTTCGGAAGCGAATATTACTGTGACTAGCAGTGATTTAATACTTGCAGATGGTAGTTTTAAGACACCAGGACTCCGCAACATTGAACTTACCGCGCCTTACTTCCACAATGGTGGTTACTTGACTCTGCAACAACTTGTGGAATTTTACAATCGTGGCGGAGACTTTCGTCGGCAAAGCGCCCTCGCTCAGTTAAATCTCACAGACGCAGAAAAAGCCGATTTAGTGGCATTTCTCCAAGCCCTGACTGATGAGCGAGTTCGCTATGATCAAGCTCCCTTCGACCACCCACAATTGTTCGTTCCTAATGGTCATCCGGGTGATTCAATCGCTGTCACCAACGATGGTACAGGTAAAGCTACAGATAGCTTCCTAGAAATTCCGGCTGTTGGTAAATTTGGTGGCAATGGTACACCTAACTTCTTAGCAAATCAGTAG
- a CDS encoding zinc-dependent metalloprotease: MNKVTFYVILLHGFLFGIATANAESPRSHKDTKAVPVNQIAEVTPTKNSTNPTWKKLPSPQVWVINQDKKVESQPFTWVVNNLKQADKQPFLEVGKPSIQPEKKPTSPAKPATKDDLEAFDEVVKDAEKKEGLFTIYRSAKKNKIYLEIKPEQLNNNFLATATLESGIGERGIYSGIPLQDFLFYWQRVDEKLHFVVRNVNFRTREGDPQARSLARSFSDSTLYMLPIKSIHPQRKTILVDLSDLLLSDLAGLSASLGITVTTDQSYFGNAKAFPNNIEIESVLNFSSGATSSRDNQKLNFASLADDRGFTLRVHYSLSQLPNNNYRPRLADERVGYFITAYQDLTKDSGDPFVRYINRWNLEKADPTAAISRPKKPIVFWIDNAVPLEYREAIKEGILMWNTAFLKAGFKDAIEAKQMPDNANWDPADIRYNTIRWINTVDGYFAMGPSRVNPLTGEILDADILVDASFVRALKSEYRKIVQPNQNQNRTSLSAWMQNRFLCGGDNSQPTGNGLLRNLSKLAGEYDLCYGMEAANQFAFGSLAMTLLKDGTPSQEQQKEYINQYLRLIIAHEVGHTLGLRHNFRGSTLLPPQEMNNKDVTHRKGLTSSVMDYIPPNIAPQGTKQGDYFPSAVGVYDEWAIKYGYISTRASNPIAEKPLLQEIANQSSQPELSYSTDEDVYDLDPTADAWDNSNNVMVYAQWQLDNSRVMWERLNRGYPTAGESYSDVSERFSTVLGNYFQQIYYVSKYIGGQSFYRIKGADVDSSKLSGQNRLPFQPVPVEEQRQALKTLQKYVFAEDALKFSPDLLNKLAPSRWRHWGSYPRIGRLDYPIHELVLFLQSAVLRDLLSSDRLYRLKDLELKAQSGQALTLPELFDTLQSGIWTEVITPKKPALQISSMRRGLQREYLDILISMVLRKDNVPEDARTLAWYKLKQLDEKLAQVSSQDEYSKAHILETRDRITKALNAPLQGN, from the coding sequence ATGAATAAAGTAACTTTTTATGTAATTTTGCTGCACGGATTCTTGTTCGGGATAGCAACTGCTAATGCCGAGTCGCCGCGTAGTCACAAAGACACAAAAGCCGTACCTGTTAACCAGATTGCAGAAGTTACGCCTACCAAAAATAGTACAAATCCTACCTGGAAAAAACTACCGTCACCACAAGTTTGGGTGATTAATCAAGATAAAAAAGTCGAAAGTCAGCCATTTACTTGGGTAGTTAACAATCTTAAACAAGCAGACAAACAGCCATTTTTAGAAGTTGGGAAACCCAGCATTCAGCCAGAAAAAAAGCCGACTTCTCCAGCAAAACCAGCAACAAAGGATGATTTAGAAGCCTTTGACGAAGTAGTTAAAGATGCAGAAAAAAAAGAGGGACTTTTCACCATCTATCGCAGTGCCAAAAAGAATAAAATTTATCTGGAAATTAAACCAGAACAGTTAAATAATAATTTCTTAGCCACAGCCACACTTGAGTCGGGAATTGGGGAACGTGGTATTTACAGTGGTATACCTTTGCAAGATTTTTTGTTTTATTGGCAGAGGGTGGATGAAAAATTACACTTTGTGGTGCGTAATGTTAATTTTCGCACGCGGGAAGGAGATCCCCAAGCGCGATCGCTTGCCCGTTCGTTTAGCGATTCGACTCTCTACATGCTACCCATCAAAAGCATTCATCCCCAACGCAAAACTATCCTTGTTGACCTCAGTGATTTGCTACTTTCCGACTTAGCGGGATTATCTGCCAGTTTGGGTATAACCGTCACCACAGACCAATCTTACTTCGGTAATGCCAAAGCCTTTCCCAACAACATCGAAATTGAGTCGGTATTAAATTTTTCTAGTGGTGCGACTAGCAGCCGAGATAATCAAAAGCTGAATTTCGCTTCCCTGGCTGATGACCGTGGCTTTACCTTGCGTGTCCACTACAGCCTCTCACAATTACCTAATAATAATTACCGCCCCCGTTTAGCAGATGAACGAGTTGGTTATTTCATCACCGCTTACCAAGATTTAACTAAAGATAGTGGTGATCCCTTTGTACGTTATATTAATCGCTGGAATTTAGAAAAAGCCGACCCCACAGCCGCGATTTCCCGTCCCAAAAAACCGATTGTTTTCTGGATTGATAATGCAGTTCCTTTAGAATACCGTGAGGCCATTAAAGAAGGCATCTTAATGTGGAATACAGCCTTCCTCAAAGCCGGATTTAAAGATGCCATTGAAGCCAAACAAATGCCAGATAACGCCAATTGGGACCCGGCAGATATTCGCTACAACACTATTCGCTGGATAAACACCGTCGATGGTTATTTTGCAATGGGGCCATCCCGCGTTAACCCCCTCACCGGAGAAATTTTAGATGCAGATATTTTAGTTGATGCGAGTTTTGTGCGGGCATTAAAAAGTGAATATCGCAAAATTGTCCAACCGAACCAAAATCAAAATCGCACATCTTTATCAGCTTGGATGCAAAATCGCTTTCTTTGCGGTGGCGACAATTCCCAGCCCACAGGAAATGGCTTACTTCGCAATTTATCAAAACTCGCTGGGGAATATGATTTGTGTTATGGCATGGAAGCTGCGAATCAATTTGCCTTTGGTTCTTTGGCAATGACACTGTTAAAAGATGGTACACCCAGCCAAGAGCAACAAAAAGAATATATCAATCAATATTTACGGTTAATTATTGCCCACGAAGTTGGTCATACACTGGGTTTGCGCCATAACTTTCGCGGTAGTACCCTGCTACCACCCCAGGAGATGAACAATAAAGATGTCACCCACCGTAAAGGTTTAACATCTTCGGTAATGGATTACATTCCCCCGAATATTGCACCCCAAGGCACAAAGCAGGGCGATTATTTTCCCAGTGCGGTGGGGGTTTATGATGAATGGGCAATTAAATATGGTTATATCTCCACTAGGGCGAGTAATCCCATTGCCGAAAAACCATTGTTGCAGGAAATTGCCAACCAATCCTCTCAACCAGAGTTGAGTTATTCCACAGACGAAGATGTTTATGACCTCGACCCCACCGCCGATGCTTGGGACAATAGTAACAATGTGATGGTTTATGCCCAATGGCAGTTAGACAATTCGCGGGTGATGTGGGAACGTCTCAACCGGGGTTATCCGACGGCTGGGGAAAGCTACAGCGATGTCAGCGAACGCTTTAGTACAGTGTTGGGCAATTATTTTCAACAAATTTATTATGTGAGTAAATATATTGGCGGACAATCTTTTTACCGCATCAAAGGTGCTGATGTAGACTCTAGTAAACTGAGTGGACAAAATCGTTTACCATTTCAACCAGTCCCCGTAGAAGAACAACGGCAAGCTTTAAAAACACTGCAAAAGTATGTGTTTGCCGAAGATGCCTTAAAATTTTCCCCAGATTTATTGAATAAATTAGCACCTTCTCGGTGGCGGCACTGGGGCAGTTATCCCCGCATCGGACGGTTAGATTATCCAATTCATGAGTTGGTTTTATTCTTGCAGAGCGCGGTTTTGCGCGATTTACTTTCAAGCGATCGCCTCTACCGTCTCAAGGATTTGGAACTCAAAGCTCAATCAGGGCAAGCACTGACATTACCTGAGTTATTTGACACACTCCAGTCAGGAATTTGGACAGAAGTCATCACACCGAAAAAACCAGCTTTGCAAATCTCCAGTATGCGACGAGGTTTGCAGAGAGAATACTTGGATATTTTAATTAGTATGGTGTTGCGGAAAGATAATGTCCCCGAAGATGCGCGGACTTTAGCTTGGTACAAACTCAAGCAATTAGATGAAAAACTCGCTCAAGTAAGTTCCCAAGATGAATATAGCAAAGCTCATATTCTTGAAACACGCGATCGCATTACCAAAGCCTTGAATGCACCATTGCAAGGAAATTAG
- a CDS encoding VOC family protein, translated as MTISLNHTIVPAHDKQASAQFFADIFGLKVEPTGHFAAVRVNDTLTLDFDDRNSFESHHYAFHVSDEEFDTIFARVQQANLEYSSDPMHQHKGEINHRQGGRGFYFYDPNGHNLELLTRD; from the coding sequence ATGACTATCTCTTTGAATCACACTATAGTTCCTGCTCATGATAAACAAGCATCTGCCCAGTTCTTTGCTGATATTTTTGGTTTAAAAGTTGAACCTACTGGTCATTTTGCGGCGGTGCGAGTTAATGACACACTAACACTCGATTTTGATGACAGAAACTCTTTTGAATCTCATCATTATGCTTTTCACGTTAGTGATGAGGAATTTGACACTATCTTTGCTAGAGTCCAACAAGCTAATTTGGAGTATAGTAGTGACCCTATGCACCAACACAAAGGCGAAATTAATCATCGCCAAGGTGGACGCGGTTTTTATTTCTACGACCCAAATGGACATAACCTAGAACTATTGACTCGTGATTGA